Proteins encoded by one window of Sulfurospirillum barnesii SES-3:
- a CDS encoding adenosine deaminase, which translates to MNNFIQNLPKAELHLHIEGTLEPELMFKLAHKNDVILPYKTIQEVRDAYNFSSLQSFLDLYYAGASVLIEESDFFELTWAYLQKCKEQTILHVEIFFDPQTHTKRGIAFETVLKGIVKALQKGKKELGISSFLIMCFLRHLSEEEAFKTLQESLAFKHHIIGVGLDSSEVGHPPSKFERVFKMARQEGYKVVAHAGEEGDNSYIWEAIKLLHVNRIDHGIRCDEDATLVDFLVQKQIPLTVCPLSNVKLKAVLNMPKHNILSLLKQGVLVTVNSDDPAYFGGYLNENYAALKEHLNASKKELTTLAKNSFQASFLSENEKQHYLSLF; encoded by the coding sequence ATGAATAACTTTATCCAAAACCTTCCCAAAGCAGAACTTCACCTTCACATTGAAGGCACGCTTGAGCCAGAGCTTATGTTTAAACTTGCCCATAAAAATGATGTTATTCTGCCTTACAAAACCATTCAAGAGGTACGAGATGCGTACAATTTTAGCTCCTTACAATCCTTTTTAGACCTCTATTATGCAGGGGCGAGTGTATTGATTGAAGAGAGTGATTTTTTTGAATTAACCTGGGCATATTTGCAAAAATGCAAAGAGCAAACTATTTTACATGTAGAGATTTTCTTTGACCCTCAAACACATACCAAACGAGGTATTGCGTTTGAAACAGTCCTCAAAGGCATTGTCAAAGCCTTGCAAAAGGGTAAAAAAGAACTGGGTATTAGCTCCTTTTTAATCATGTGCTTTTTACGCCACTTAAGCGAAGAAGAGGCCTTTAAAACCCTTCAAGAATCTTTAGCCTTTAAACATCACATTATAGGCGTTGGGCTTGATTCAAGTGAAGTGGGGCATCCGCCTTCTAAGTTTGAGAGGGTCTTTAAAATGGCACGACAAGAAGGCTATAAAGTAGTCGCACACGCTGGAGAAGAAGGCGATAATTCGTACATTTGGGAAGCGATAAAGCTTTTACATGTAAACAGAATCGATCATGGTATTCGTTGCGATGAAGATGCAACACTGGTCGATTTTTTAGTTCAAAAGCAAATTCCACTCACCGTGTGTCCCCTCTCAAATGTCAAACTCAAGGCTGTTTTAAACATGCCCAAACACAACATTCTTAGCCTGTTAAAACAAGGGGTTTTGGTGACGGTTAACTCTGATGATCCTGCGTATTTTGGAGGGTATTTAAATGAAAATTATGCGGCGCTAAAAGAGCATTTAAATGCCAGCAAAAAAGAGTTAACCACTCTGGCAAAAAACAGTTTTCAAGCCTCTTTTTTAAGTGAAAATGAAAAACAACACTACCTTAGCCTTTTTTGA
- a CDS encoding coproporphyrinogen III oxidase family protein: MRESHVKIVTNATSYFMHQYTKHYLHVNKPTDTLPPPPEDKEYLLYIHIPFCTMFCPYCSFNKFTYTKEAAAHYFKHLRKELLHVKDLGYRFNYLVLGGGTPLIDEDELIKTIELVRTLFNIQHVSCETDPNHIKPKTVLRLDGLVDRLSVGVQTFDNALLQKLGRYEKFGSGEEVYDKISAMLGILPITSVDLIFNFPNQSNETLLKDLELLQKLSPEQSSFYPLMTSSMVKNSVKKTLGTFSLANEYTFFNLIKESLKESYPSRHGWSFSKESESMIDEYVIDNEEYVGVGSGSFSFLNNTLYHNEFALDKYAECIAQRKSAVVKERTFGLTSRMYYRLMVDLFNGKLSKKKFEAMFGVSVNDALKKELMALKFAKAIKENKENILTTEYGDYLFLVLMKEFYMGMDRIRNEARKHLSL; the protein is encoded by the coding sequence ATGAGAGAGAGCCACGTCAAGATTGTTACCAATGCCACCAGCTATTTTATGCATCAGTACACCAAACACTATTTACATGTTAACAAACCCACAGACACCTTACCGCCCCCACCTGAAGATAAAGAGTATCTTTTATACATCCATATTCCCTTTTGTACCATGTTTTGCCCCTATTGTTCGTTCAATAAATTCACTTATACCAAAGAAGCAGCAGCGCATTATTTTAAACATCTGAGAAAAGAACTTTTACATGTAAAAGATTTAGGCTACCGTTTTAATTATTTGGTCTTGGGTGGAGGTACCCCTTTAATTGATGAGGATGAGCTGATTAAAACCATTGAATTGGTACGAACCCTCTTTAATATTCAACATGTCTCCTGTGAAACCGACCCTAATCATATCAAACCTAAAACCGTTCTTCGTTTGGATGGCTTGGTGGATCGTCTCTCTGTAGGTGTACAAACGTTTGACAATGCCCTGTTGCAAAAATTGGGGCGCTATGAAAAATTTGGCTCAGGCGAAGAAGTGTATGATAAAATTAGCGCAATGCTTGGTATTTTGCCCATTACCAGTGTGGATTTAATTTTTAATTTTCCTAACCAAAGCAATGAAACTCTTTTAAAAGATTTAGAATTACTTCAAAAACTCTCCCCAGAACAGAGCAGCTTCTACCCTCTAATGACCTCATCCATGGTGAAAAACAGTGTCAAAAAAACGCTAGGAACGTTCAGCCTTGCCAATGAATATACCTTCTTCAACCTCATCAAAGAGTCACTCAAAGAGAGCTATCCTTCCCGTCATGGTTGGTCATTTTCCAAAGAGAGTGAATCGATGATTGATGAGTATGTAATTGACAATGAAGAGTATGTGGGCGTGGGGTCTGGTTCGTTTAGTTTTTTAAATAACACGCTTTATCATAACGAATTCGCACTGGATAAATACGCAGAGTGTATTGCTCAAAGAAAAAGTGCGGTGGTTAAAGAGCGCACATTTGGACTTACTTCTCGTATGTATTACCGTTTGATGGTCGATCTTTTTAATGGCAAACTCTCAAAGAAAAAATTTGAAGCGATGTTTGGCGTAAGCGTAAACGATGCACTTAAAAAAGAGTTGATGGCACTTAAATTTGCCAAAGCCATTAAAGAAAATAAAGAGAATATTCTTACCACAGAATACGGTGATTACCTCTTTTTAGTGTTGATGAAAGAGTTTTACATGGGCATGGATAGAATTCGCAACGAAGCGAGAAAACACCTTAGCCTTTAA
- the ubiE gene encoding bifunctional demethylmenaquinone methyltransferase/2-methoxy-6-polyprenyl-1,4-benzoquinol methylase UbiE, translated as MVETNENKQQKIVQMFDDIAGTYDTANRVLSMGIDIQWRKRACDETFKRYEKPIELIVDVACGTGDMMGYWAKQAKKAGRKIGKILGVDPSVGMTDVGKQKFPEFEFVISEATALPLDNASADVVSISYGIRNVVKRQDAFREFARVLKSGGYVVILEFTKDDKKGFFFALKDMYLNKILPILGGFISKNKEAYEYLPNSIEGFLTAPMLQKELDEAGFEIEFSKSFSMDISTLVIAKKR; from the coding sequence ATGGTGGAGACAAACGAAAACAAACAGCAAAAAATTGTTCAAATGTTCGATGATATTGCAGGAACCTATGACACGGCTAACCGAGTGCTGAGTATGGGCATTGACATTCAATGGCGTAAAAGAGCGTGCGATGAGACCTTTAAGCGCTATGAAAAACCCATTGAGCTTATTGTGGATGTGGCGTGTGGTACGGGCGATATGATGGGCTATTGGGCGAAGCAGGCAAAAAAAGCAGGACGAAAGATAGGAAAAATTTTAGGGGTTGATCCATCCGTTGGCATGACCGATGTGGGTAAGCAAAAATTTCCAGAATTCGAGTTTGTGATTTCTGAGGCAACAGCGCTTCCTTTGGACAATGCGTCTGCCGATGTTGTGAGCATTAGTTATGGTATTCGCAATGTGGTAAAGCGTCAAGATGCGTTTAGAGAATTTGCTCGTGTGCTCAAGTCTGGTGGTTATGTGGTGATTTTGGAATTTACCAAAGATGATAAAAAAGGCTTTTTCTTTGCCTTGAAAGACATGTATCTAAATAAAATTCTTCCTATTTTAGGTGGATTCATCTCTAAAAATAAAGAAGCGTATGAGTACCTTCCAAACTCCATCGAGGGTTTTTTAACCGCACCCATGCTTCAAAAAGAGTTGGATGAGGCTGGATTTGAGATTGAATTTTCTAAAAGTTTCTCCATGGATATTTCAACCCTTGTGATTGCTAAAAAACGCTAA
- a CDS encoding manganese-dependent inorganic pyrophosphatase codes for MQTYACGHINPDSDSVVSAISLSYLKTQLGETCTPARQGELSPETKFILSTFKLEAPMLKNDFSGDNLYITDYSDLAQAPHNLKETNILGIVDHHKLGDITTTTPLECWIRPVGCTNTIVKEMFDHYKISIPKDIAGAMMLAILSDTVLFKSPTCTKDDTKAVKELAQIAGVENFKALGMEMFLVKSAVKGASPRSLLLRDYKDFEMGGNKIGIGQLEVVDLKVFDAMKEALFADMKAYKEEGNRHSVILLLTDIMVEGSQFLVVSDDESKIENAFNTKLLNHEMWVDKILSRKKQVIPVMEKQF; via the coding sequence ATGCAAACCTACGCATGTGGACACATTAACCCCGATTCAGATTCTGTTGTATCGGCGATTTCTCTCTCCTATCTTAAAACACAGCTTGGTGAAACATGTACGCCTGCACGTCAAGGAGAATTAAGCCCTGAGACGAAATTTATTTTAAGTACGTTCAAACTAGAAGCACCGATGCTTAAAAATGATTTCTCAGGCGATAATCTTTACATTACCGATTATTCAGATTTAGCGCAAGCACCACACAATCTCAAAGAGACCAACATTTTGGGCATTGTGGATCATCATAAGCTCGGTGACATTACCACCACGACACCTTTAGAGTGTTGGATTCGCCCTGTTGGCTGTACCAATACCATTGTCAAAGAGATGTTTGACCACTATAAAATTAGCATTCCAAAAGATATTGCAGGGGCGATGATGCTCGCCATTTTAAGTGACACAGTACTCTTTAAATCCCCAACATGCACCAAAGACGATACCAAAGCGGTGAAAGAGTTGGCGCAAATTGCGGGCGTGGAAAATTTTAAAGCGCTGGGTATGGAGATGTTTTTAGTCAAATCCGCGGTTAAAGGTGCAAGCCCACGTTCCCTCTTGCTACGTGATTATAAAGATTTTGAGATGGGTGGCAATAAAATTGGCATCGGTCAGCTTGAAGTAGTAGACCTCAAAGTTTTTGATGCGATGAAAGAAGCACTTTTTGCTGACATGAAAGCCTATAAAGAAGAGGGCAATCGCCATAGCGTGATACTTTTATTGACAGACATTATGGTGGAGGGCTCTCAATTTTTAGTGGTGAGTGATGATGAGAGTAAAATTGAAAACGCATTTAACACAAAATTGCTCAACCATGAAATGTGGGTCGATAAAATTTTAAGCCGTAAAAAACAGGTCATTCCTGTCATGGAAAAGCAGTTTTAA
- a CDS encoding COG3014 family protein produces the protein MNRSWALSVSSVIAFFFLTGCVPAVSTQQLQTGAEHKETVAQTIQAMEKDTSAQSEMWYWLNLARLYQSTKEYEKSTQAFQKAEAILDEYEARAEVSMRNVGSSMGSLLFSKGAETYYGKGYERTLMHTLNGLNYAMMGNFEGATVEMRKMEKRQEFWLKESEEKITEAQQKKKDVQGNPNTEQIPAGYSMGEMLQDPDVKAMANNYQDAFSYALSAVVSRISNDMQYSQISQKRALALSPEASIVFAPFKASPDTVEVYVVAFTGQAPVQSIDKIRFPLPSLNYYTVLDLPALKHPKDDISYVNIYSPLMGESAAPRLLKTDKMAYKTLKDELPLEIMKSVVRATSKGVVAKQASDQGGLLGGLAASILMDVTSSVMEKSYRNWEMLPNSGYLSKVSAKKGDTVVVKLGGQDIRVYVPQETKHGTLILVSYLSSQNVEVDHVEF, from the coding sequence ATGAATCGTTCTTGGGCATTGAGTGTGAGTAGTGTGATTGCATTTTTCTTCTTAACAGGGTGTGTGCCAGCTGTGTCCACGCAACAGTTACAAACGGGGGCTGAGCATAAAGAGACGGTTGCTCAAACCATTCAAGCAATGGAAAAAGATACTTCTGCGCAAAGTGAAATGTGGTATTGGCTCAATTTAGCACGTTTATACCAAAGCACGAAAGAGTATGAAAAATCAACACAAGCCTTTCAAAAAGCCGAAGCCATTTTGGATGAATACGAAGCCAGAGCAGAGGTAAGTATGCGCAATGTGGGCTCAAGCATGGGCTCATTGCTCTTCTCTAAAGGGGCTGAGACCTATTATGGAAAAGGGTATGAGCGAACATTGATGCACACACTCAATGGTTTAAACTATGCCATGATGGGTAATTTTGAGGGTGCAACGGTTGAAATGCGTAAGATGGAAAAACGTCAAGAGTTTTGGCTAAAAGAGTCTGAGGAAAAAATTACAGAAGCGCAACAAAAAAAGAAAGACGTTCAGGGCAATCCTAATACAGAGCAAATTCCAGCAGGCTATTCTATGGGTGAAATGCTGCAAGACCCTGATGTGAAAGCGATGGCAAATAACTATCAAGATGCCTTTTCTTATGCGTTAAGTGCGGTGGTAAGTCGTATTTCCAATGATATGCAGTATTCACAAATCAGCCAAAAAAGAGCTTTAGCGCTTTCTCCTGAAGCTTCCATTGTTTTTGCGCCGTTTAAAGCAAGCCCTGATACGGTTGAGGTGTATGTTGTTGCTTTTACAGGACAAGCCCCTGTTCAAAGTATTGATAAGATTCGTTTTCCTTTACCGAGTTTAAATTATTATACGGTTCTTGATTTACCTGCATTAAAGCATCCAAAAGATGATATTTCTTATGTTAATATCTATTCACCCTTGATGGGTGAGAGTGCAGCTCCTCGATTACTTAAAACGGATAAAATGGCGTATAAAACGCTCAAAGATGAGCTTCCATTGGAAATTATGAAATCAGTGGTACGTGCTACCAGTAAAGGGGTTGTCGCTAAACAAGCATCCGATCAAGGTGGCTTATTGGGTGGTTTGGCTGCGTCTATTTTAATGGACGTTACCTCCAGTGTAATGGAGAAGAGCTATCGCAACTGGGAGATGTTACCTAATTCTGGGTATTTATCAAAAGTCTCAGCGAAAAAAGGCGATACAGTTGTTGTAAAATTAGGAGGACAAGATATACGTGTGTATGTTCCGCAAGAGACAAAACATGGCACTTTAATTCTTGTTTCGTATCTTTCTAGTCAAAATGTGGAGGTGGATCATGTTGAATTTTAA
- a CDS encoding response regulator transcription factor — translation MKILLLEDDYNCNESIKEYLELLGYEVDAFFDGESALDAIMQKTYYLFLLDVKVPKLNGHELIKYIKEANISTPIIIITSLVDIDNIAIGYELGCNDYLKKPFELKELELRVKELIKKHYQTSSQSEFKLACGYVFNFETGELKKEDKTIVAFTLKEQDLVRFLISRKNTFCDIELIRENVWEGKEISYADIRMYIRKIRLKVGDEHFIKSSRGLGYKIDVIV, via the coding sequence ATGAAAATTTTACTCTTAGAAGATGATTATAACTGCAACGAAAGTATCAAAGAGTATTTGGAACTTTTAGGCTACGAAGTAGATGCTTTTTTTGACGGGGAAAGTGCCTTAGATGCTATTATGCAAAAGACCTATTATCTCTTTTTGCTCGATGTTAAAGTACCAAAACTCAATGGTCATGAGTTGATTAAATATATCAAAGAAGCGAATATTAGTACCCCTATTATCATCATCACCTCTTTGGTGGATATTGATAATATCGCTATTGGGTATGAGCTTGGATGCAATGATTATCTCAAAAAACCCTTTGAGCTTAAAGAGTTAGAGCTTCGCGTCAAAGAGCTGATTAAGAAGCATTATCAAACCAGTTCTCAAAGTGAGTTTAAGCTGGCGTGTGGGTATGTGTTTAACTTTGAAACGGGAGAACTTAAAAAAGAGGACAAAACCATTGTTGCTTTTACTTTAAAAGAGCAAGATTTGGTGCGATTTTTGATTTCTCGAAAAAACACCTTTTGCGATATTGAACTTATTCGTGAAAATGTGTGGGAGGGTAAAGAGATAAGCTATGCGGATATACGCATGTACATTCGTAAAATCAGACTTAAAGTGGGTGATGAGCATTTTATTAAATCTTCTAGGGGCTTAGGGTATAAAATTGATGTTATCGTATAA
- a CDS encoding DUF1425 domain-containing protein produces the protein MLNFKSLVLSASALLLLSGCANQNQQMQREAVMERNQAFSVDKVNFVDDMDVLVSDIKLFSENGFLKVMVEFMNADDGKKRDFVYQIEWYDANGQLKESTSWRPKSVIGNQKVKIMEAATMPSIVDYKLIISTKK, from the coding sequence ATGTTGAATTTTAAATCGTTAGTTTTGAGTGCGTCAGCACTTTTACTCCTTAGTGGATGTGCCAATCAAAATCAGCAAATGCAACGAGAGGCTGTGATGGAGCGCAATCAAGCGTTTAGTGTCGATAAAGTCAATTTTGTTGATGATATGGATGTTTTGGTGAGCGATATAAAACTCTTTAGCGAAAATGGTTTTTTGAAGGTGATGGTAGAGTTTATGAATGCGGATGATGGCAAAAAACGTGATTTTGTCTATCAAATAGAGTGGTACGATGCAAACGGTCAGCTCAAAGAGAGTACCAGTTGGAGACCTAAGAGCGTTATTGGCAATCAAAAAGTGAAAATCATGGAAGCAGCAACCATGCCTTCTATTGTTGATTATAAATTAATTATTTCTACTAAAAAATAA
- the xseA gene encoding exodeoxyribonuclease VII large subunit, with product MSHTLSVSTLNTQIKSLMEATFLHVSVEGEVSRPTYHSSGHLYFTLKDADASISCVMFKGNTKSLKFQVEEGLAVVVHGAISVFSPRGTYQINCTSMEPAGSGALALAYEQLKAKLGAKGYFEAARKKALPRFVNHIALVTSGTGAALQDMLRVATKRWPLVKITLIDTLVQGEGAKFSLASNIARADALGVDVIVLSRGGGSVEDLWVFNEEMVADALFTCKTPVVSAVGHEIDYVISDFVADVRAPTPSAAMEMILPDSAEMLQRLDSMMEHFNLLFGRILHAKEEQVEQLKRLFAKRSMDEKLSLWKSEMAILERQYNDKIALLHREKSRQVHLLLEQLSFQTRQNLAKKEQILSSYTLALTSKEPSRELKACYAQVVKEGKKVTLESLEEGEAFELQNSSVILKAHVLTKRVLKV from the coding sequence ATGAGCCACACCCTTAGTGTTTCTACTTTAAACACACAAATTAAGTCTTTAATGGAGGCAACCTTTTTACATGTAAGTGTTGAAGGGGAGGTTTCAAGACCCACCTACCATAGCTCAGGACATCTCTACTTTACCCTTAAAGATGCGGATGCTTCCATTTCGTGTGTGATGTTTAAAGGCAATACAAAGAGCCTAAAATTTCAAGTTGAAGAGGGTTTAGCCGTTGTGGTACATGGAGCTATTTCGGTTTTCTCACCCCGTGGAACGTATCAGATCAATTGTACTTCCATGGAGCCAGCAGGCAGTGGGGCATTAGCGCTTGCGTATGAACAGCTCAAAGCAAAACTCGGGGCAAAAGGCTATTTTGAAGCAGCACGTAAAAAAGCGTTACCTCGCTTTGTCAATCACATAGCCCTTGTCACCTCAGGAACAGGAGCTGCCTTACAGGACATGCTCAGGGTGGCTACAAAACGCTGGCCATTGGTCAAGATTACTTTGATTGATACTTTGGTTCAAGGAGAAGGTGCGAAGTTTTCTCTTGCCTCCAACATTGCCCGTGCGGATGCTTTGGGCGTGGATGTGATTGTTCTTAGTAGGGGTGGGGGAAGTGTGGAAGATTTGTGGGTATTTAATGAAGAAATGGTTGCAGACGCACTCTTTACATGTAAAACCCCTGTGGTCTCTGCGGTGGGTCATGAAATCGACTATGTGATCAGTGATTTTGTTGCCGATGTGAGAGCGCCAACCCCATCGGCTGCCATGGAGATGATACTGCCTGATAGCGCAGAGATGCTTCAACGTCTTGATAGCATGATGGAACATTTTAACCTTCTTTTTGGGCGCATACTTCATGCAAAAGAGGAGCAAGTAGAACAACTCAAACGCCTGTTTGCCAAACGCTCCATGGATGAAAAACTTTCCTTGTGGAAGAGTGAAATGGCAATCTTAGAGCGCCAATACAACGATAAAATTGCACTCTTACACCGTGAAAAATCACGTCAGGTACATTTACTTTTAGAGCAACTTTCCTTTCAAACCAGACAAAATTTAGCTAAAAAAGAGCAAATCCTCTCTTCTTACACCCTTGCGCTAACCTCAAAAGAGCCTAGCCGTGAGCTTAAAGCGTGCTATGCGCAGGTGGTAAAAGAGGGTAAAAAAGTTACGTTGGAAAGTCTTGAAGAGGGAGAGGCGTTTGAACTCCAAAACTCCTCCGTGATCCTTAAAGCACACGTTCTTACAAAACGGGTGCTCAAAGTATAA
- a CDS encoding penicillin-binding protein activator LpoB has translation MGSMSKIIGSVAVATFLFTGCATTGGAGRVDGDSNVAYGDAKAVETVTADFGSTDLQATAEMMTQSLLESRYIMKAQQPPKIRLRDVKNQTYEHIDTKAITDKIRIKLLKSGSVRFLADKSNLSQVNDERDLTETATKKKTLKAMTDSDYIVTGTVRSIKKANANVQDVYYNISLELVDPQSGEILWADEKEIRKVSKKSSLGW, from the coding sequence ATGGGTTCAATGTCAAAAATAATAGGTAGCGTTGCAGTAGCGACATTTTTATTTACAGGATGTGCCACAACAGGCGGTGCTGGAAGGGTTGATGGGGATAGTAATGTCGCATATGGCGATGCGAAAGCCGTTGAGACAGTCACAGCAGACTTTGGCTCGACTGATCTGCAAGCAACAGCAGAGATGATGACCCAATCTCTTTTAGAGAGTCGTTACATTATGAAGGCACAACAACCTCCTAAAATTAGACTTCGAGATGTTAAAAATCAGACCTATGAGCATATTGATACCAAAGCCATTACCGATAAAATTCGTATTAAACTTTTAAAATCAGGCTCAGTACGCTTTTTAGCGGATAAAAGCAATCTCTCACAAGTCAACGATGAGCGTGATCTAACCGAAACAGCAACGAAGAAAAAAACGCTTAAAGCGATGACAGATTCAGATTATATCGTGACAGGTACGGTTCGTTCTATTAAAAAAGCCAATGCCAATGTTCAAGATGTTTATTACAATATCTCTTTAGAATTGGTTGATCCTCAAAGCGGTGAGATTTTGTGGGCAGATGAAAAAGAGATTCGTAAAGTGAGTAAAAAATCTTCCCTAGGGTGGTAA
- a CDS encoding cache domain-containing protein gives MREKKFFLSAAVMLFFGLVLLFLYQKSMAYEEEEALKKQMDSLLLTLHNKIKETTTISLASSVVLAKNPYIIACLKEQKKEPCLGYLIEIKNTLALANVFDNARFHLHTKTFKSFMRLWDYDNQHNDDLSAFRHTLEKIKTTRTPMDGIEIGRHGIFLRAIVPVMDKNEYLGSFETVVDFKALNNYFNKDGVMFYVLMKKEYCAIANAVVYDETLMLDNYAIVNQSINGLHFIKEVNLQGTGYIKKGDNYVLYTPITDINGENVGFFVLTWKESLSLASFKG, from the coding sequence ATGAGAGAGAAAAAGTTTTTTTTAAGTGCAGCAGTGATGCTGTTTTTTGGACTTGTGTTGCTTTTTTTGTACCAAAAATCTATGGCATATGAAGAGGAAGAGGCATTAAAAAAACAGATGGATTCACTTTTGTTAACCCTGCACAATAAAATTAAAGAGACCACAACCATCTCTTTGGCAAGTTCCGTGGTTTTGGCCAAAAACCCCTACATCATTGCCTGTTTGAAAGAGCAAAAAAAAGAGCCGTGTTTGGGCTATTTAATTGAGATTAAAAATACATTAGCCCTTGCCAATGTTTTTGACAATGCACGTTTTCATTTGCATACGAAAACCTTTAAAAGTTTTATGCGCCTTTGGGATTATGATAACCAACACAATGATGACTTAAGTGCGTTTCGCCACACCTTAGAGAAGATTAAAACCACAAGAACACCAATGGATGGGATTGAAATTGGAAGACACGGCATATTTTTACGTGCGATTGTGCCTGTGATGGATAAAAATGAGTATCTAGGAAGCTTTGAAACGGTGGTTGATTTTAAAGCACTAAATAATTATTTTAACAAAGATGGTGTGATGTTTTATGTCTTAATGAAGAAGGAGTATTGTGCTATTGCCAATGCCGTAGTCTACGATGAAACACTGATGCTGGATAACTATGCCATTGTCAATCAATCCATTAATGGGCTTCATTTTATCAAAGAGGTCAATCTTCAAGGCACAGGGTATATTAAAAAAGGGGATAATTACGTGCTTTACACACCCATTACGGATATTAATGGCGAAAATGTTGGCTTTTTTGTTTTAACATGGAAAGAGAGTCTCTCCTTAGCCTCCTTTAAAGGCTAA
- a CDS encoding sensor histidine kinase, whose amino-acid sequence MLSYNPLRLVFVYTLIVMGLFCVPSYFAIQSSIMEEKYKATHELVEWIETHEHAIFASQSFEIPRSVRFRINIYDAKHTMLYHDIKEPLSDLNFRVRFIYPFLYYQKELRAHEKLYYLVVQLQLNYARIIFLSTMLFFIVLFLIYLMSHIFINSSIYPYRKTQQYMNDFFNDSMHELKTPLGVININVELLSHYATPSKHLQRIKAATKQMQMTYEDVEYYIKHKKVTYNKEAINLSEYLSLRIAFFEDIALSKSIVLTHSIGPNMMIYMSKVELQRILDNTLSNAIKYSFYQGKVEISLVQKDETHCVLSVQDYGQGIKDLYKVFQRFEREDSVQGGFGLGLNIVHNICNKNDIDIEIESYENRGSRFTYIFQRDKKKLLDSVETDEKKGFK is encoded by the coding sequence ATGTTATCGTATAATCCACTACGTTTGGTTTTTGTTTATACCCTCATTGTTATGGGGCTTTTTTGTGTACCCAGTTACTTTGCGATTCAAAGTAGCATTATGGAGGAAAAATACAAAGCCACACATGAATTAGTTGAGTGGATAGAAACCCATGAACACGCCATTTTTGCATCCCAATCGTTTGAAATTCCACGTAGTGTTCGTTTTCGCATCAATATTTACGATGCTAAACACACCATGCTTTACCATGATATTAAAGAGCCATTGAGCGATTTAAATTTTAGGGTGCGTTTTATTTACCCTTTTTTATACTATCAAAAAGAGCTAAGAGCGCATGAGAAGCTCTATTATTTGGTAGTGCAATTGCAACTCAATTATGCACGTATTATTTTTTTAAGTACCATGCTTTTTTTTATAGTGCTTTTTTTAATTTATTTAATGAGCCATATTTTTATCAATTCAAGCATTTATCCTTACCGCAAAACACAACAGTATATGAATGATTTTTTTAACGATTCGATGCATGAACTTAAAACGCCTTTGGGTGTTATTAACATCAATGTTGAATTGCTCTCTCACTATGCAACACCCTCAAAGCACCTTCAACGCATTAAAGCAGCCACCAAACAGATGCAAATGACGTATGAAGATGTGGAGTATTATATTAAGCATAAAAAAGTGACCTACAACAAAGAGGCGATTAATCTTTCTGAATACTTAAGTTTACGTATTGCTTTTTTTGAAGATATTGCCCTATCAAAGTCTATTGTTTTAACGCACAGCATTGGGCCTAATATGATGATTTATATGAGCAAAGTGGAGTTGCAACGCATTTTGGATAATACACTTTCTAATGCGATTAAATACTCCTTTTATCAAGGTAAAGTAGAGATTTCTTTAGTGCAAAAAGATGAAACACATTGTGTGTTAAGTGTACAAGATTATGGGCAGGGCATTAAAGATTTGTACAAAGTCTTTCAGCGTTTTGAGCGAGAAGACTCCGTGCAAGGCGGTTTTGGTTTGGGGTTAAATATTGTGCATAATATTTGCAATAAAAATGACATTGATATTGAAATAGAATCGTATGAAAACAGAGGTTCACGCTTTACCTACATTTTTCAAAGAGATAAAAAGAAATTGTTAGATTCTGTTGAAACAGACGAAAAAAAAGGGTTTAAATGA
- a CDS encoding DUF3817 domain-containing protein: protein MLGNSLTRLRLFSAMDGLSFLLLIGIAMPLKYIAGDPTFVRYIGMTHGVLFVLFVASLFHASVRYQWALKFSLFCFACSLIPFAPFWLDTKLKHLRNEKSAVV from the coding sequence ATGCTAGGAAACAGTTTGACAAGGTTACGCCTTTTTAGTGCCATGGATGGTCTTTCCTTTTTGCTTTTAATTGGCATTGCAATGCCCCTAAAATACATAGCAGGAGACCCAACCTTTGTAAGGTATATCGGTATGACGCATGGTGTTTTATTTGTTTTATTTGTTGCTTCTTTGTTTCACGCTTCCGTGCGCTACCAATGGGCGTTAAAATTTTCCCTCTTCTGTTTTGCCTGTTCATTGATTCCTTTTGCTCCTTTTTGGCTCGATACGAAATTGAAACATCTAAGAAATGAAAAGAGTGCTGTTGTGTAA